CGGCCGGCACCGGTGTGGCCGAGATGCTGGGGGCTGCGCTCCTCGCCTTCACGATCGGGGCCGTCTTCATGGGCCGCATCCCCGACCGGCTGACCGGCGCCGTCATCGGCGCGACGCTCGTCGTGGGAATCTCCTGGGCCGCGCACGGATCGAACGGAGTGCTCAACCCCGCGGTCGCCCTCGGGATCGGGTCTTTCTCGCTCCCCTACGTATGGGGACCGGTCGTCGGCGCCCTGATCGGCGCGCACCTGTCAAAACACGTCGTTGCTCGGGCGGTTGCGGTGTGACGGTCCTATCCGTTGATCAGCGGCGCAGTCAGTCGGAGGGGTCCTCGCCCTCGGGCAGGTCCGGGGCCTCGCCCTCGGCGAGACCGCGGTAGAAGGTGAGACCGTTCATGTCGAGGTCGTAGAAGGCGAATTCGCGCGTGCCCCACGGGGTCCGCCGCAGGGCCGTGCGCTCGTGGAAGATCCCCCGGTCCCGGTATTCCTCGAACAGCTCCTCGACCGCGGGCACGACGAAGCGAAGCATGGGCCGCTCCACGCGGGACCACTCCTCCTCGTCGTGCCACTGGATGTGCAACTCGATCCCATCCCGTCTCACGCCGGCGTACCCTGGATCGCGAGTCGAATCGGCGAAGGCGAGTTCGAAGCCGAGCCGACCGACGTAGAAACCGATCGCCGCGGCGACATCCCGCGAAGGAAGCACGGGCTGCACCGCCTCGAGGCGGGCCGCCCGCTCCTCGGCGGCTATCGGTAGTTCTCCATCAGGGCGTCCAACGCCTCGGCTCCCGGGCACAAGTCCTCGAAGGGGAGGTTCCACAGCGGCCGGTCGACCGTCCCCAGCACGTCGTGCAGGTCCCTTGACTCCGGGTCCACGTAGAGGAGACCGGTCGGAACCTCGCCCGCGTTCTGGCGCTCCCGCAGGTAGCCGTACACGGCGTCCCGGTCGGTCGCGTCGTAGTCGCCCTCCACCTGCCGGAAACGGATCACGCTGCCGTCGTGCATGCGGACGTCGCGCACGTCGGCGGACCCGATGTCGGCGGTGATCTCATCCGCGGGGGGGACGAAGTCCTTCGGGGCCACGAATGCGGCCTCCACGGCCTCGCGGAAGTGCTCGCGCGTGTAGGCGTAGCTCTTCGTCGACCCCACGTGGTCGTTGAAGGTCACGCACGGAGAGATGACGTCGACCAGCGCCAGGCCCGGGTGCCGGATCCCCGCCTTGATGATCGGGACGAGTTGCTGCTTGTCGCCGGAGAAGCCCCGGGCCACGAAGGTCGCGCCGATCGAGAGGCCAAGCAGGGCGGGATCGATGGGGGGCTGTTCGTTCGGCACGCCCCGCTTCGACTTCGAGCCCATGTCGGCCGAGGCGGAGAACTGGCCCTTCGTCAGGCCGTAGACCCCGTTGTTCTCGATGATGTAGAGGAGGTTGAGGTTGCGCCGCACCGCGTGGCAGAGCTGCCCGAGCCCGATCGAGAGCGAGTCCCCGTCTCCGGAGACGCCGATGTAGACGAGGTCGCGGTTCGCGGCGTTCGCTCCGCTCGCGACCGACGGCATCCGCCCGTGCACGCTGTTGAAGCCGTGGGATTCGGACATGAAGTAGGCGGTCGTCTTCGACGAGCAGCCGATCCCGCTCATCTTCGCGGCCCGGTGCGTCGGGATCGCGAGTTCCCACGCCGCCTCGATGAGCGCGGCGGTGACGGAATCGTGGCCGCAACCCGCGCACAGCGTGGACATCACGCCCTCGTAGTCGCGGCGCGTGAGCCCCAGTTCGTTCTTCTCCAGACTCGGGTGGAAGACACGCGGCTTGGCGATGTACGTCATGCACCCACTCCTTCGGCGGTCTCCGCCGCGAGATCGAGCCGATCCTTCACGCCCGCGATGACGTGGCGCGCGC
This DNA window, taken from Candidatus Palauibacter scopulicola, encodes the following:
- a CDS encoding VOC family protein, whose amino-acid sequence is MLPSRDVAAAIGFYVGRLGFELAFADSTRDPGYAGVRRDGIELHIQWHDEEEWSRVERPMLRFVVPAVEELFEEYRDRGIFHERTALRRTPWGTREFAFYDLDMNGLTFYRGLAEGEAPDLPEGEDPSD
- a CDS encoding 2-oxoacid:ferredoxin oxidoreductase subunit beta, giving the protein MTYIAKPRVFHPSLEKNELGLTRRDYEGVMSTLCAGCGHDSVTAALIEAAWELAIPTHRAAKMSGIGCSSKTTAYFMSESHGFNSVHGRMPSVASGANAANRDLVYIGVSGDGDSLSIGLGQLCHAVRRNLNLLYIIENNGVYGLTKGQFSASADMGSKSKRGVPNEQPPIDPALLGLSIGATFVARGFSGDKQQLVPIIKAGIRHPGLALVDVISPCVTFNDHVGSTKSYAYTREHFREAVEAAFVAPKDFVPPADEITADIGSADVRDVRMHDGSVIRFRQVEGDYDATDRDAVYGYLRERQNAGEVPTGLLYVDPESRDLHDVLGTVDRPLWNLPFEDLCPGAEALDALMENYR